The Deltaproteobacteria bacterium genome segment AGGCGCGGCTCGGAGACCGCGATGCCGGCAGCTGTCAGGGACGTGGCGACGCGATCCACTGCAGCCGCGTTCTCGACGCGAAAGCAGAAGTGGTGCAGCCCCGCGGCGTAGGCATCGTGCGCCATCGTCGTGCGAGCGGGGCGCAGCGCGACGCTGAAGTGGCGATTCACGTAGTGCACGTGCGGCTCGCCGCCGATCGGCGCATGCACCTTCACGTGCCCGAGCGCGGTCACTAGCAATGCGTCGTAGAAGCGCTCGATGCGCGCGAGGTCGCGCACGGCGAAGTAGACGTGATCGATACCGAGCACGTCGCCAGGTTCGCTTGCCGTCACCGCCTCACCTCGAATCCCGCCTTGCGCGCATCCCACGTCTCGGGCGTGACGCCGCGCTCGCGCAGCTTGTACTTCTGCACGCGCCCCGTCGGCGTCTGCGGCAGCTCGCTCATCAGCTCGACATAGCGCGGCACGAAGAAGTACGGCGCCGTGTCGTTCACGAAGCGGCACAGCTCGTCGGGCGTCGCGCTCGCACCGGCCTTCAGCACGACGCACAGCTTCATCTCCGCCTCCGCCGCGAGCTGCTCGCTCACGACCGCGTGCGCCGCGCACTGCTGCACGGCGGGATGCGCCGCGAACGCGGCCTCTACCTGGAAGGAGGAGATGTTGCGGCCCTTGAAGCGGATGAAGTCCTTCTTGCGGTCGACGAAGTAATAACTTCCGTTCGCGTCGCGCCGCGCGAGATCGCCCGTGTGGTACCAGAGGTTACGCCACGCGCTGACCGTCGCCTCGGCGTTGTTGAAGTAGCCATTGAAGATCTGAAACGGCGCGGTGGGGCGCACGCAGATCTCGCCCGGCTCGCCCGCGGCGACCTCGCGGTCGTGCTCGTCGAACAGCTTCACGTCGATGCCCTCCGCCGGATCGCCGAGGGCGTTCTCCGGATACGCGACTCCGGGCCGGCGCGAGAGCAGGCCCATCACCTCGCTCTGCCCCATGCCCTGATGAATCTCCTCGATGCCGAAGCGCTCCTTGAACGGGCCGATCAGCTTGTCCGGCATCGGCACCATCCCGGCGACGCGCACCGGGTTGTCGCGATCGTCGGCGCGCGGCGGCTGCTGCCACAGGAAGATGTGCATCGCCCCGAGCGTGAACACCATCGTCGCACCGTAATGACGCGTGCGATCCCAGAACTCCGTGACCGAGAAGCGCGCGTCCATCGCGACGGGCACGCCGCACACGAGCGCGCGGTACACGTTCGCCACCCACGCCGCCGACTGATACATCGGGAGGCAGCTGTAGATGACCTCGCCTTCGCGCAGGCCCGCGTTCACCGCGCCGTCGAGCGCCGCGCGGATCCACACGTTGTGGCTCTGCATCACGCCCTTCGACTTCCCGGTCGTGCCCGACGTCCAGAGAATCGCGGCCGTGTCTCCGTAATAGAGCTGCGCGTCGTCCGGCTCAGCGCCCGGCGCCTGCGTCAGCTGCTCGAGCGGCACGATCGAAGCGCGCGCCTGTATCTCGCTCGGCACCGCACCGCGCACGATCACGCGCTCGAACGGCAGCTTCCCGCCGCACGCCTCGAGCGCCCGCGCGAGCAGCGCGCCATCCGCCACGAGCACGCGCGCCCGCGCATCTTCGAGCGACTCCCGCAGCCACGCGCCTTTGTAGTCCGTGTTCGTCGGCACCCAAATCGCGCCGAGCTTGTTCAGCCCGAGCGTCGTCCAGATCCAATCCGGACACGTGTCCATCAGAAACGCGACCGTGTCCCCGCGCGCAACGCCAAGCTCCACGAACCCCCGCGCCGACGCATTCGCGAGCTCGTTCACGCGCCCATACGACCACCGCTCATCACCCCAGCGCACGAACAAGTCATTAGGAACCTTCTCCGCCTGCCGACGCAGACAGCGCCCCAACAACCGATCCGCCGAATCCGAAAGCTCGAGCTTGTTCACACCACACTCTCCGAAGCGCGAAAGCCTCGCAGTCTAGTTACGCCGCAACGCCGAAGGCACAACACACCGCACACGGAAGCCTCACACAACGCGCGACAGCGCCGCGGGAGGCGCGGCTCAAAGCCGCGCCGATCCGCGCCCGCGTCCAAAGAAGCGCACGACCGAGCGAATCCAGCAACAGCAGCCGGCGGGGGCCGCAGCGGGGGTCGCCGCAGCGAGTGCCCAGGCGCGAGGCGCGCTCACACTCGGGCGCATCGCGAGACCCCACGATCGCCGCACGGATTCGCTTGACGCGCCCGCGCGGTCGAGCGAAGGCGAACCCCCGCGGAGGCCCGCGCCGGCTGCGCTGCCCGCGCGAGAGCTCCACGCACGACCTCAGTCTTTCAGCTCGATCAAAATCTCGTGGTACTCGCTCCGCCCGACATTCCGCGCCGCCTCCACCCCGCCGCGCCCCACATAGAAAACCTGCCCCGGCGCCACATCCGCCTCCAGGTACTCCCGATACGGCCCCGCCGAGTCCGCCTCAGGCACCACCGCCATGCGGTCCCCCGAGATCTGAATCAGCAGATGATCGAGCTCGTGCCGATGCACCGGGCCCGTCTCGCCCGGCGGCATCCGCATCTCCCACACGCGCACGCGCTCGTTCTCGAACAGCACGCGCGTCGCGATTGCACCGAGCTTCCGTTCCATCGCGTTCTCCCTAATACCCACGCTCGCGGTCGACGAGATCGCGCGCGAGCAGCGGTTTGCCGGCGGTCCAGCGCGCGAGATTGTCGAGGAACGGCTCGAGCAAGAGGTCGAGCGCGCCCGGCATGTTCCATGAGATGTGCGGACTGAGTCGCACGCGCGGATGCGCGTAGAGCCAGTGTCCCGCCGGCGGCGGCTCGGGCTCCGTCACGTCGAGCGACGCGCACGCGACGCGTCCGTCGTCGAGCGCCTCGCGGAGCGCGTCCTGATCGATCAGTGCGCCGCGCGCGATGTTCACGATGTGCACACCGCGCTTGACCCGCGCGAGCGCATCTCGACCGATCAGGTGCCGCGTCTCCGCCGTTGCGGGTGCCGCGATCACGGCGTGGTCTGCGTCTCGTAACAACTCGCCGAGGTCGCGCACGACCTCGACCCCCTCCATCGCGCCGCCTTCGCTGCGCCGCATCGCGCGCACGCGCATGCCGAACGCGAGCGCGCGCTTCGCGACCTCGCGCCCGATGCCGCCGAAGCCGACCAGCGCCAGCGTGCGGCCGTGAAGCCCGCCGAGCTCGCGGTACTTCCAGCTCTCCGCGTCGCGAATGAACACGTCGGGGATGTGCTTCTCGAAGGCGAGCATCGCAGCGAGCACGAACTCCGCGATCGGGATGCCGCTGCCGCCGCGCGAGCACGTGAGCGGCGCATCGCCGAGGTGCGCGAACGGGAATCGATTCACGCCGGTTCCGTAGGCGTGCACCCAGCGCACGCCGCGCGCCATCGCGTCCGCGAAGTTCGGGCTTCCCCAAGCCTGCGTGAGCAGCACGTCGCCGCGCACCCCGGCTGCGATTGGCCCCTCCTCGGGGATTTGCACCACCGACACGTCAGGGAAGCGCTTCAGCACTTCGCCCAACAAGGTGATCGGCACGTGTGTGAGGACCGCCGTCGGCTGCGTCACGAGCGCACTCCGTTCGCGATGCGCTCCACGAGTAGCGCGCGCTGAACTTGCCGCGTCGCCTCGGTGCGCGGCAGCTCCCGCACGAGCTCGAGGCGCCGCGGGCGCTTGTAGCCCGCGAGCGTGCCCGCGCAATGCGCGCGCAGTGCATCGAGCGTGAGTGCGGCGCCGGGCTTCGGCACGACCACCGCGCACACCACCTCGCCCCACTGCGCGTCGGGGATGCCCACCACCGCAAGCTCCTCGATGCCGGGCGCATCGCGCAGTGCGGCCTCGACCTCGGCGGGCGACACGCTCTCGCCGCCGCTGCGAATCACGTCCTTCTTGCGCCCGACGATCGACAAGTAGCCCTCCGTGTCGAGCGCGCAGAGGTCGCCGGTGTGGAACCAGCCGTCGCGCAGCGCCGCGCGCGTCGCCTCGGCGTCCTCGAAGTACTCGCTCAGCAGAAACGCGCTGCGCACGAGCAGCTCGCCGTCCTCCGCGATGCGCAGCTCCCCGCCAGGCGGCGCGGCGCCGACGCTGCCCGGCTTGCGCAGCACGTCCGCGTGCGAGAGCGCGCTCGCGGTGCCGGTCTCGGTGGCGCCGTAATAAATGCGCAGCGTGCACGCGGGGAAGCGCGCGCGCAGCGCGCGCACCAGCTCGATCGGCACCGCGCTCGTGCCGGTGTCGAGCTCGCGCAGCGAGCTGAGATCGAAGCGCGAGAGGTCGCGCTCGAGGATGCGCGTCCAGATCAGCGGGATGCCGTAGAAGTGATTCGCGCGGCGGCGCTCGATCGCGCCGAGCAGGGCGTCCGGCGTCGGCGACGCGACGAACGCGATCTCGCCGCGCGTCTGCCACGCCGCGAGCGCGAGCGTCCAAGGTGCCATGTGGAACATGGGAAACATGCAGACCGTGCGGCGCGGCTCGTCGCGGAACACGCCCTGGAAGCTGCGCAGCCAGCTCACGCGATGCGAGAGCACGACGCCCTTGGGCCGGCCCGTACTGCCGCTCGTGAAGAAGATCACGTGCGCTTCGTCTTCGCGGAGCGCGGGCTCGCTCACGTCGCTGTCGTCTTCGGGAAGCGCGGCGTGCGAGACGTCCGCTCCCAGGCCCGGACCAAGCTGCGCGAGCTTCGCGCCGCATCCGTCCGCGAGCCGCGCCGAGTCCTGCGCGCGCTCCGCATCGACGACCACGACGCGCGGCCTCGCGATGCGCGCGACCTCGGCGGCCTCGCGCGCTCCGAGCCGCGCGTTCACCGGCGCGAACACGGCGCCGAGCTTCGCGCACGCGGCGAACAGCGGAACGAGGTCGAGCGAGGTGTCCGCCCAGGTGACGACGCGGTCGCCGTGCGCCACGCCGAGCGCTCGCAGCGCGCGCGCCGTGCGGTTGGCGGCGCGGTCGAGCTCGCGGTGCGTGAGCGTGCGCTCGCCGAGCGCGGCGGCGACGCGCCCTGGCACGACGGACGCGTTGCTGCGGAACACGTCTCCGATCAGCAGCGGCCTCGGCGGGTTCGTGGTTGCCGTCATCGCGGGCGCAGAATAGTGTTCCTGATATGCGGAATGCCATTCTCGATTCCCGGAAACGCATTCTCGGCGTCCCTCTCGCGGCGACGCGCGCCGTGGACCGTGCGCTCGAGCGGCAGCGCGCGACTTACGCGGCGGAGACCGAGAAGCTCGTGCAGGCCGCACTCGCGCTGATCCGCGAGCGCGGCGATCTGGAGCCGCCCGTCGCCGCCATCGTGCGCCGCGCGAAGCTCTCGAATCAGGCCTTCTACCGGCACTTCCGCAGCAAGCACGAGCTGCTCGTGGCGGTGCTCGACCACGGCATCGCGCTGCTCGAGGAGTACCTGCGCGAGCGCATGGCCGCGGCCCCGAACGCGGCGGAGCGCATCCGCGCGTGGCTGCGCGGCATGCTCGAGCAGGCGCTCAACTCACGCGGCGCCGAGGCGACGCGCCCGTTCGCGCTCGCGCGCAGCCAGCTTGCGCGGCACTACCCCGAGGAGGTCGCGGCTTCCGAGCAGCGCCTAACAGCTCTCGTTCGCGAAGCGATCGCCGACGCGAAGCGCTCGGGCGAGTTGCCGCACGCTGATCCCGAGGCCGACAGCGAGGCGCTCTATCACCTCGCGATGGGCTGGCTCGAGACGCGGCTGCTCGAAGACGACCCGGCGGAGAAGATGCAGGCGAAGCGGCTCGAAGCGTTCGCGATGGCGGGCCTGCGAGCGAGCCCGCACCCAAGCCCTGCAAGCGACCGAGCAGCACGCAGTGCTGCCGGGCGCGCGCAGCGAGGCATCGCCGAGCGGAGCTCTTGAGGGTGGAGCGGGAGATTCTGCTCACGGGCATTGGCGGCCAGGGCGTGCAGCTCGCCGCGCAGGTGATCGCGCGCGCCGCGGTTCTCGAAGAGCGCCACGTGATGTCGCTCGGCACCTACGGCGGCACGATGCGCGGCGGCAACACCGACTCGACGCTGATTCTCGGCGCCGCGCCGATCTCGTCGCCGCCGATCGTCGCGAAGAGCTGGGCGGGGATCGGCGCGCACCCGCGCTACTGGGAGGCAGTGCGCGCGAAGCTGCGCGCCGGCGGGGTCGCGGTGTGGAACGCAGACCTCTTCGAGGCGAGCGCAGATGCCGGCGCAGCGCGCGCGCTTCCCGTGCGCGCGACCGCGCTCGCCACCGAGGCCGGCGCAGCGCAGGGCGCAGCGCTCGTGCTCGTCGGCGCGCTCGCGGGCGCGACGGCGCTCGTGGGCCTCGACTCTCTCATCGCAGCGATGGAGGAGGCGCTGCCGCCGTATCGCCGCGAGCACGCGGCGAAGAACGCGGCGGCGCTGCGCGCGGGCTTCGACTCGGCGCCGCGGGACTTCGCGCGGGCGTGGAGCGCGGCATGAGCGTCGTGACGCGCGGCACCGTGGTGATCGCCGAGGAGCGCTGCAAGGGCTGCGAGCTGTGCGTGCCCGCCTGCCCGCCGCGCGTGCTCGCGATGAGCGAGCGCCGCAACGCGATCGGCGCGCGAGTTCCGGACCTAATGCCTGGCTGCACCGGCTGCGGCGCGTGCCTGCTGGTGTGCCCCGACTTCTGCTTCGAGGTCTACCAGTACGACGAAGCCGTCGTGCACGGAGACGCGCGATGAAGCGGCGCTTGATGGAGGGCAGCGAAGCGATTGCCGAAGCCGCGATCGCCGCGGGCTGCAAGTTCTTCGCGGGCTACCCGATGACGCCGTTCACGGAGCTGCTCGAGCACTTCGCGGCGAAGCTGCCGACCGCGGGCGGCGCGTGCGTGAACGCCGAGAGCGAGCTCGAAGCGATCGGCATGGCGTGGGGCGCCGCGGCGACCGGCGCGCGCGCGGCGACGGGCTCCACGGGGCAAGGCCTCGCGCTGATGCAGGAGTCGCTCTCGGAGCTGGTGCGCGCGGAGCTGCCGCTCGTCGTGTTCAACATGGCGCGCGGCCAGTTCGACTACTTCCAGGCCACGCGCGGCGGCGGCCACGGCGACTACCGCCTCGTCGTGCTCGCACCGATCGACGTCGCCGAGGCAGTCGATCTCACGCAGCGCGCCTTCGAGATCGCCGAGCGCTGGCGCAACCCCGTGCTGATCTACGGCGACTACCTGCTCGCGCACACCGCGGAGGCAGTCGACGTGCGCGCGCTCGACCTGACGACGCACGCGAACGAGTGGCGCGCGGACGGCACCGGCCGCGCGCGCGGCGGGCCGCGGCACGTGTCGTCGATCGGCATGCAGCCGGGCGCTAAGGGCATCGACGCGGAAGTGTTTTGGAAGCGCCTCGCCGCGAAGCACGAGCAGATCGCCGCGAGCGAGGCGCGCTTCGAGGCGGAGCACTGCGACGATGCGGAGCTGCTCGTCGTCGCATTCGGCTCGCTCGCGCGCTTCGCCCGCCACGCCGTGCGCGAGCTGCGCCGCGAAGGCGTGCGCGCGGGCTACTTCCGTCCCGTCACGCTGTGGCCGTTTCCGAGCGAAGCCCTCGCGCGCGCAGCGGGCGGCGTGAAGCGCGTCGCGGTGCTCGAACAGAACGCGGGGCAGATGATCGACGACGTGCGCCTCGCCGTGCTCGGGCGCGCGCCGGTCGTCGCGATCGGCGGCATCTCCACCGACGCGCACGGCTTCGGCATCGGGCGCTTCTTCGATCCCGAGCAGGTGCGCGCGCGCATCGAGGGCGCGCTGCCTGAGAGGCACGTGGCATGAGCACGCGCATCGCGACCGACCGAGCGCCCGGAGTCGCAGCCACGAAGACGGGCGAGTTCGCACCTTCACTGCAGCTGAGCGTCGACCACGACCTCTGCCCTGGCTGCGGCGAGCCGCTCGCGCTGCGCCTCGTGCTCGAGCTGATCGAAGAGCTCGGCCATGCGCATAACGCCATCTGCGTGGTCGGGATCGGGTGTTATACGGCGCTCGGCTCGTCGATCGGCGTCGACATGATCCAGGCGCTGCACGGCCGCGCGCCGAGCCTCGCGACCGGCGCGAAGCGCATGCGCCCCGCGACCTTGCTCTTCACGCTGCAAGGCGACGGCGACATGGTGAACGAGGGGCTCCAGGAGGTGATTCACACCGCCGCGCGTGGCGAGAACGTGACGTGCGTGCTGCTGAACAACGGCGTGTTCGGCGAGACGGGGGGCCACATGACCGCGACCAGCGTGCTGGGCCAGCGCACGAAGAACACGCTCGAGGGCCGCGACGCCGCGCGCCACGGCCACCCGATCTCGCTCGCCGAGATGCTTGCGCCGCTCGGCGGCGCTGCTTACGTCGCGCGCGGCTCGGTGCACGACGCGCCGAACATCGTGCGCACGAAGAACATGCTGCGCCGCGCGTTCGAGGCGCAGCTCGCGGGCGAGGGCTTCTCGCTCGTCGAGATTCTCACGATGTGCCCGACGGGCTGGTTCGTGCCCACCGCGAAGGGGCCGGGCTACCTCGACGAGGTGATCGGCGCGGTGCACCGCATC includes the following:
- a CDS encoding VOC family protein — encoded protein: MTASEPGDVLGIDHVYFAVRDLARIERFYDALLVTALGHVKVHAPIGGEPHVHYVNRHFSVALRPARTTMAHDAYAAGLHHFCFRVENAAAVDRVATSLTAAGIAVSEPRLYHEYATDYYAAFVSDPDGLRLEVTNFRAERRERAANWDAWAASRR
- a CDS encoding AMP-binding protein, with the protein product MNKLELSDSADRLLGRCLRRQAEKVPNDLFVRWGDERWSYGRVNELANASARGFVELGVARGDTVAFLMDTCPDWIWTTLGLNKLGAIWVPTNTDYKGAWLRESLEDARARVLVADGALLARALEACGGKLPFERVIVRGAVPSEIQARASIVPLEQLTQAPGAEPDDAQLYYGDTAAILWTSGTTGKSKGVMQSHNVWIRAALDGAVNAGLREGEVIYSCLPMYQSAAWVANVYRALVCGVPVAMDARFSVTEFWDRTRHYGATMVFTLGAMHIFLWQQPPRADDRDNPVRVAGMVPMPDKLIGPFKERFGIEEIHQGMGQSEVMGLLSRRPGVAYPENALGDPAEGIDVKLFDEHDREVAAGEPGEICVRPTAPFQIFNGYFNNAEATVSAWRNLWYHTGDLARRDANGSYYFVDRKKDFIRFKGRNISSFQVEAAFAAHPAVQQCAAHAVVSEQLAAEAEMKLCVVLKAGASATPDELCRFVNDTAPYFFVPRYVELMSELPQTPTGRVQKYKLRERGVTPETWDARKAGFEVRR
- a CDS encoding acyl--CoA ligase: MTATTNPPRPLLIGDVFRSNASVVPGRVAAALGERTLTHRELDRAANRTARALRALGVAHGDRVVTWADTSLDLVPLFAACAKLGAVFAPVNARLGAREAAEVARIARPRVVVVDAERAQDSARLADGCGAKLAQLGPGLGADVSHAALPEDDSDVSEPALREDEAHVIFFTSGSTGRPKGVVLSHRVSWLRSFQGVFRDEPRRTVCMFPMFHMAPWTLALAAWQTRGEIAFVASPTPDALLGAIERRRANHFYGIPLIWTRILERDLSRFDLSSLRELDTGTSAVPIELVRALRARFPACTLRIYYGATETGTASALSHADVLRKPGSVGAAPPGGELRIAEDGELLVRSAFLLSEYFEDAEATRAALRDGWFHTGDLCALDTEGYLSIVGRKKDVIRSGGESVSPAEVEAALRDAPGIEELAVVGIPDAQWGEVVCAVVVPKPGAALTLDALRAHCAGTLAGYKRPRRLELVRELPRTEATRQVQRALLVERIANGVRS
- a CDS encoding TetR/AcrR family transcriptional regulator, producing the protein MRNAILDSRKRILGVPLAATRAVDRALERQRATYAAETEKLVQAALALIRERGDLEPPVAAIVRRAKLSNQAFYRHFRSKHELLVAVLDHGIALLEEYLRERMAAAPNAAERIRAWLRGMLEQALNSRGAEATRPFALARSQLARHYPEEVAASEQRLTALVREAIADAKRSGELPHADPEADSEALYHLAMGWLETRLLEDDPAEKMQAKRLEAFAMAGLRASPHPSPASDRAARSAAGRAQRGIAERSS
- a CDS encoding 2-oxoacid:acceptor oxidoreductase family protein, translated to MEREILLTGIGGQGVQLAAQVIARAAVLEERHVMSLGTYGGTMRGGNTDSTLILGAAPISSPPIVAKSWAGIGAHPRYWEAVRAKLRAGGVAVWNADLFEASADAGAARALPVRATALATEAGAAQGAALVLVGALAGATALVGLDSLIAAMEEALPPYRREHAAKNAAALRAGFDSAPRDFARAWSAA
- a CDS encoding 4Fe-4S dicluster domain-containing protein — encoded protein: MSVVTRGTVVIAEERCKGCELCVPACPPRVLAMSERRNAIGARVPDLMPGCTGCGACLLVCPDFCFEVYQYDEAVVHGDAR